In Pseudomonas sp. P5_109, the genomic window CAGGGTTTCGTTGGAATCGAATACGTCGTAGATCACCTTGATCCCGGTCTTGGCCTGGAAGTCGGCGAGGGTGGTTTCGCCGATGTAGTCGGTCCAGTTGTAGACACTGACCTGTGGCTGAGCCTGGGCAACGGCGCTGAACAAGGTTGCCAAGGCGAGCGGGACGACGGATTTCAATAGACGCATATCGATACCTTCTTGGAATTATTGGGATCTATAGGAATTCACCACATCCCTGTAGGAGCTGGCTTGCCAGCGATGAGGCCGGCACATCCAACATCGTTGTTGCCTGACAGGCCGCCATCGCTGGCAAGCCAGCTCCTACAAGAGATGTGTTAACCAGGTGAGAGCGGGGACTCAGACGCTCAGCATCAGGAACTCACGCTCCCACGAACTGATCACGCGCTTGAAGTTCTCGTGCTCGGCGCGTTTGACCGCGACATAGCCGCGTACGAACTTGCTGCCCAGATAACGGCTGATGGTGTCGCATTCTTCCATCTGGGTCAGGGCGTCCTCGATGGTGATCGGCAGGCGCAGGTTGCGACGCTCGTAGGCGCGGCCCTGTACCGCGGCGCTCGGTTCGATGCGCTCGACCATGCCCAGGTAACCGCACAGCAGGCTGGCGGCAATGGCCAGGTACGGGTTGGCGTCGGCGCCTGGCAGACGGTTTTCCACGCGCATCGCGTCCGGGCTGGAAGTCGGCACGCGCAGGCCGACGGTGCGGTTTTCTTCGCCCCATTCGACGTTCACCGGTGCCGAGGTGTCCGGCAGGAAGCGGCGGAACGAGTTGACGTTGGGCGCGAACATCGGCAGCACTTTCGGGATGTATTTCTGCAAACCACCGATGTGATGCAGGAACAGCTCGCTCATATTGCCATTGGCATCGGCGAAGATCGGCTGGCCGGTGGCAATGTCCACCACGCTCTGGTGAATGTGCATGGCGCTGCCCGGCTCGTCGCCGACCGGCTTGGCCATGAAGGTGGCCGCCACGTTGTGCTTGAGTGCCGCTTCACGCATGGTGCGCTTGAACACGGTGATCTGGTCGGCCAGGTCCAGGGCGTTGCCATGACGGAAGTTGATTTCCATCTGCGCCGGGCCGTCTTCGTGGATCAGCGTGTCGAGGTCCAGGCCCTGCAGTTCGCACCAGTCGTAGACGTCTTCGAACAGCGGATCGAACTCGTTCGCCGCGTCGATGGAGAACGACTGGCGACCGCTTTCGGCACGGCCCGAACGGCCCATCGGGGCCTTGAGCGGCAGGTCCGGGTCTTCGCAACGCTGGGTCAGGTAGAACTCCATTTCCGGCGCGACGATCGGACGCCAGCCTTTGTCGGTGTACAACTGCAGGACTTTCTTCAGCACGTTGCGCGGCGACAGTTCGATCGGGTTGCCGAACTTGTCGAAGGTGTCGTGGATCACGATGGCGGTCGGCTCGATGGCCCACGGCACCACGTAGACGGCGTCGGCGTCCGGCTTGCAGACCATGTCGATGTCGGCCGGGTCGAGCAGGTCGTAGTAGATGTCGTCGTCGACAAAGTCCCCGGTTACCGTTTGCAGAAGGACACTTTCCGGCAGGCGCATGCCTCGCTCATGCAGGAACTTGTTGGTCGGTGCAATTTTGCCGCGTGCAATGCCGGTCAGATCGCTGACGACGCACTCGACTTCGGTAATCTTGTGATCTTTCAGCCAAGTGAACAGCTGATCGAAAGGGACATTCATAAAGACCTCGTTATTGGTTTTATTAACGCCAGGAGAGGCCGGTTTCATCCGCCGGACACTTCCCCTGTAGCGCGTTGAGGTCTATCTTGGGCGAGCCTTGCGGTTCCATCTATCCACTTTAAGCAGCACAAAGCGCACCAAAAGAGTGCGTAAGGTCGCCCCATGACAGGTTGCAATTCCCTCCAGGTCCAAGCGTTCAACACCGCCGATGTCGCCGAGCAAATCCGCGCCACACCGGGCTGGACCCAGCATTACCAGCAAATGTCGCCTGGGCATTTCGCAGGACTGGTGCGCTATCTGGATCTGCAGGGCGTGGAGATTTACGAAGAGTCGATGAACACCCGGGTCGAGCAGAATTTCAGCGCGCCCCAGGGCTCGTTGTCGTTCTGTTTCGATCGCGGCGACAACGCGCTGTACGTGTTGAATGGCGAAAGTCGCAACATCTGGATCACCCCGGAGAACTACCAGGAAATCGCCGTGGTGTTCGGTCCGGAGTTTGTACAGCGTCACAGCCTGGACATCGCCCGGCTCGAAGGGCTGTTCATGGCGCCGCTCAACTCCCAGCAGAACGCGCTGTTCTGTCGTTGGCTCAGCGGGACCTTGACGCGGCTGTCGCAGACCTACGATCCACCGAGCCGCGAAGCGCTGACCCAGCAACTGCTCGAAGACTGTCTGTTCATTCTCGACAACGCCTGCGTCGGCCTCGACCAGGGCGCGTTGCAGCGTCGGGCCGGGGAGCGGGCGATCATGAAGCGGGTAGGGGAATGGGCCGCGGATACCCCGGAAGAACACCTCAACCTGCTGGAGCTGTCCCAGGTTGCCGGGGTTTCACTGCGCCAGTTGCAGCACGCGTTCAAGACCTACACCGGCATGGCGCCGACCCAATGGCTGCGCCTGCGCCGGCTCAACAGCGCCCACCGCGAATTGCTCAGCCGCACGCCGACGCAAACCACCGTGGCTGAAGTGGCCATGCACTGGTCGTTCTGGCACCTGGGACGGTTCTCCAGCAGCTATCGCGCGCTGTTCAAGGAATTGCCGAGCGACACCCTCAAGCGTGCGAGCGTCTCGCAGCCAACCGGGCGCGGCCGACGTTAGAACGTTGGCGGCGTAATCACCCAGATCACCACCGCATCCACCTCACCGGGATTGCCGTAGCGATGTGGTTCCTGGCTGGAAAAGCTGAAGCTGTCGCCTTCATTGAGCTGGAAATGCCGCTCGCCAACCCACAATTCGAAACTGCCTGACAGCAGGTAACCGGCTTCTTCGCCTTCGTGGCTGTAGCTTTGCTGGCTGTAAGTGCCAGGCGGGAAACGCGAGTGGAGCATCTCCAGTTGGCGATTGGCTTGCGGCGTCAGCAACTGGTCGACGATACCGTCTTCGTAATGCACGTTCAGGCGGCTGTGCTTGCGCACCACGACGCCGTCGTCTTCAGGCGCGGTAACCGCTTCACTGGCGAAGAACCACTGGATGGTGACGCCGAGGCTGCGGGCAATGTTGAA contains:
- a CDS encoding cupin domain-containing protein; its protein translation is MSNNSKSQPATGSAEPHFLGTRIRGLRKRRGMTLAELAQQSELTAGYISQLERNLAYPSIPALFNIARSLGVTIQWFFASEAVTAPEDDGVVVRKHSRLNVHYEDGIVDQLLTPQANRQLEMLHSRFPPGTYSQQSYSHEGEEAGYLLSGSFELWVGERHFQLNEGDSFSFSSQEPHRYGNPGEVDAVVIWVITPPTF
- a CDS encoding helix-turn-helix domain-containing protein, coding for MTGCNSLQVQAFNTADVAEQIRATPGWTQHYQQMSPGHFAGLVRYLDLQGVEIYEESMNTRVEQNFSAPQGSLSFCFDRGDNALYVLNGESRNIWITPENYQEIAVVFGPEFVQRHSLDIARLEGLFMAPLNSQQNALFCRWLSGTLTRLSQTYDPPSREALTQQLLEDCLFILDNACVGLDQGALQRRAGERAIMKRVGEWAADTPEEHLNLLELSQVAGVSLRQLQHAFKTYTGMAPTQWLRLRRLNSAHRELLSRTPTQTTVAEVAMHWSFWHLGRFSSSYRALFKELPSDTLKRASVSQPTGRGRR
- a CDS encoding glutamine synthetase family protein, whose product is MNVPFDQLFTWLKDHKITEVECVVSDLTGIARGKIAPTNKFLHERGMRLPESVLLQTVTGDFVDDDIYYDLLDPADIDMVCKPDADAVYVVPWAIEPTAIVIHDTFDKFGNPIELSPRNVLKKVLQLYTDKGWRPIVAPEMEFYLTQRCEDPDLPLKAPMGRSGRAESGRQSFSIDAANEFDPLFEDVYDWCELQGLDLDTLIHEDGPAQMEINFRHGNALDLADQITVFKRTMREAALKHNVAATFMAKPVGDEPGSAMHIHQSVVDIATGQPIFADANGNMSELFLHHIGGLQKYIPKVLPMFAPNVNSFRRFLPDTSAPVNVEWGEENRTVGLRVPTSSPDAMRVENRLPGADANPYLAIAASLLCGYLGMVERIEPSAAVQGRAYERRNLRLPITIEDALTQMEECDTISRYLGSKFVRGYVAVKRAEHENFKRVISSWEREFLMLSV